CCCCCTTCCCCCGGAATGAGTGTCACTTCCGGGGGTTTTTTTGGGTGGGTTGTTCTGTTTTGGTATGCTGCCGCCGTTCTCGTTTCCGTACTCCGCTTCAAGCTTATCAGGAGACTCCACCATGACCCAGCCCACTTCAGAGCCGTCCGACCTGCGCCGCATCCACATCTTCGACACCACCCTGCGTGACGGCGAGCAGTCGCCCGGCGTGGCGCTCAACCACAACCAGAAAATCGAGATCGCCCACGCGCTGGCCCGGCTGAACGTGGACGTGATCGAGGCGGGTTTTCCGATCACCTCGGACGGCGACTTCGAGTGCGTCTCACGCATCGCGCGGGAAGTGCGCGGGCCGGTCATCTGCGCGCTGGCCCGCACGGCCCGCGCCGACATCGAGCGGGCCGCCCGGGCGCTGGAAGCCGCCGACCGAAGCCGCATCCATGTGTTTACCAGCGCCAGCGCCGTGCAGATGCAGCATATGCTCCGCAAGACGCCCGAGCAGGTCATCGAATCGTCCATTGCGGCGGTCAAGCTGGCCTGCCAGTACACCAGTGACGTGGAATTCAGTGGCCAGGACGTGATGCGCGCTGACTTCGACTTCGTGATCCAGCTCTACCGAGCCGCGATTGAGGCGGGCGCAACCGTCATCAATATTCCCGACACGGTGGGCTACGGTACGCCCGGCGAGTACGGCGCGTTGATCGCCCGCGTGAAGAGTGAGATCGTGCAGGGCCGCAACGTCGAAATCTCCACGCACTGCCACGACGACCTCGGCATGGCGACGGCCAACAGCCTGGCCGCCGTCGAGAACGGAGCGACCCAGATCGAATGCACCATCAACGGCATCGGCGAGCGGGCCGGTAATACCGCGCTGGAAGAGGTCGTGATGGCGATTCACACCCGCCGCGACCACTACCAGGCCGAGACCGAGATCCGCACCCGCGAACTCTACCGGGTGTCCAAGCTGGTCAGCCGCCTGACCGGGATGCCGGTGCCGCCCAACAAGGCCGTAATTGGCGACAACGCCTTCGCGCACGAATCGGGCATTCACCAGGACGGCGTGCTCAAGCACAAGGAAACCTACGAAATCATGAACGCTGAGCTGGTGGGCCGCGAGGCCGCCGTGATGGTGATGGGCAAGCACTCGGGCCGCGCCGCCTTCCGCAAAGCGCTGGCCGATCTGG
This portion of the Deinococcus rubellus genome encodes:
- a CDS encoding 2-isopropylmalate synthase encodes the protein MTQPTSEPSDLRRIHIFDTTLRDGEQSPGVALNHNQKIEIAHALARLNVDVIEAGFPITSDGDFECVSRIAREVRGPVICALARTARADIERAARALEAADRSRIHVFTSASAVQMQHMLRKTPEQVIESSIAAVKLACQYTSDVEFSGQDVMRADFDFVIQLYRAAIEAGATVINIPDTVGYGTPGEYGALIARVKSEIVQGRNVEISTHCHDDLGMATANSLAAVENGATQIECTINGIGERAGNTALEEVVMAIHTRRDHYQAETEIRTRELYRVSKLVSRLTGMPVPPNKAVIGDNAFAHESGIHQDGVLKHKETYEIMNAELVGREAAVMVMGKHSGRAAFRKALADLGYDTDGHSDHGFNDEALNALFVRFKELADRKGQIYSDDLHALVGSSVETSETFKLERFQIAMGTDMQPLAYVRLQTPDGVREATATGDGSVEAIFHAINAATSIAPELEVYRVQAVTRGAEALGEVSVSARYGEMTVSGNDVASDVVEASARAWLRVINHIVAGHTKEKSAVTAETP